CGTGGACAAAGACGGCCGCCTCGCCGGCCTGATGACTTATAAGGACATCCGCAAGCGCCGTCGTTCGCCCCAGGCCAGCAAAGACGGCCAGGGCCGCCTGCGCGTGGGCGCCGCCGTGGGCGTGACGCCCGACCTGCTCCAGCGCGTGGCCGCCTTGGTAGAAGCCGGCGTGGACTTGGTGAGCCTCGACACGGCCCACGGCCACTCGAAAGGTGTAATCGACGCCGTGCGCCAAATCAAAACCGCTTACCCCGACCTCGACGTGATGGCCGGCAACGTGGCCACCGCCGCCGGGGCCCGCGCCCTGGCCGACGCCGGCGCCGACTGCGTGAAAGTGGGCGTGGGCCCCGGCTCCATCTGCACCACCCGCATCATCGCCGGCATCGGCGTGCCCCAGCTCTCGGCGGTGCTCGAAGCGGCCCGCGGCCTGGAAGGCACCGGCATTCCGCTGGTAGCCGACGGCGGCATCAAGTTTTCGGGCGACATCGTGAAGGCCCTGGCCGGGGGCGCCGCCGCCGTAATGGTGGGCTCGCTGCTGGCCGGCACCGAAGAATCGCCCGGGCAGCTTATCATATACGAAGGCCGCAAATACAAAAACTACCGCGGCATGGGCTCGGTGGAAGCCATGGAGGACGGCAGCAAGGACCGCTACTTCCAGAGTGCCGAGGACGACGTGAAGAAGCTCGTGCCCGAAGGTATCGTGGGCCGCGTGCCCTTTAAAGGTGCTGTGAGCGAGATTATCTACCAGCTCGCCGGCGGCCTGCGCGCCGGCATGGGCTACGTGGGGGCCCCCGACCTGCCCACCCTGCAAGCGGCCCAGTTTGTGCGCATCACCGGGGCCGGCCTGCGCGAGAGCCACCCCCACGACGTGCAAATTACCCGCGAGGCGCCCAACTACAGCAGCCGCTAGGGCCCCGGCAGGCGGACGGGTGCGGGCGTTTCGGCGGTGCGCCCCCGGCATGGTATCTTGCGCCTCGGCTGCGCTGCCTGGCTTATAGTGCCCGGTCCTTAAGTTTGCGTCGCTACCCTTTACTTCGTCTGTGCGCCACCCGCTGTTCTTCATAGGTTTCTTATTTGCGCTGGCCAGCGGCGGCATAGCCGCAGCCAGCCTGCTGGGGGTGCCTGGGGCCGCTATGTTGCCGGGGCCCGCTGGCCTGCTGTTGCTGGCCAGCGACTTGGGCATACTGCTTGTGTTGGCGAGGTTGTTTTTTCGGCCGGCGGCCGCTTTGCCGCGCCGCGTCGAAATCCAGAGCTTGCAGCGCTTGGTGCAAATCGTGCAGCACGGCCAAACGCCGACCGAGGTGTACCACATCCTGCTCGAATCAGCGGTGCAAACTGTTCAAGCCGACGCCGCCTGGCTCGACCTGAGTCCCGACTACGACAACAACCGTTCCGAAGCAATTGCGCAGTACTACCACCTCGCCCCGGCCCAGGCCGATGCCCTGCGGGCAGGACTCCGCGTACTGGGCCCCGGTAGCGAAGAACCCGTCATCAACGACTTGCGGCTGCACCCTGGCTTTGCGGGCACGGCCCCCGACTTTCGCTCCCTGGTACGGCTGCCCCTGCACGGGCGGCTCCTCGAATACGGTACGCTGTATTTGCTAAAAGCGGAGCCTAAGAAGTTTGACAGCGAGGACCTTAGTGTGCTTCAAACTTTCGCCAGCCAAGCGGTGCTCAGCATCGAAAACCTAGCGCTGGCCACCATCGCCCTGCACAACCAGC
This genomic stretch from Hymenobacter sp. PAMC 26628 harbors:
- the guaB gene encoding IMP dehydrogenase: MADPAALANKIAFEALTYDDVLLLPAYSEVLPRDCDPGTQLTARIRLQIPLISAAMDTVTEADMAIALAQEGGLGIIHKNMSIGKQAEQVRRVKRSESALIQDPFTLLPTATLADARHLMRHHSIGGIPVIDGQRRLQGILTSRDLRFERDLTLPVTTVMVPLSRLVTAPAGIDQAAAEELLQDSKVDKLPLVDKDGRLAGLMTYKDIRKRRRSPQASKDGQGRLRVGAAVGVTPDLLQRVAALVEAGVDLVSLDTAHGHSKGVIDAVRQIKTAYPDLDVMAGNVATAAGARALADAGADCVKVGVGPGSICTTRIIAGIGVPQLSAVLEAARGLEGTGIPLVADGGIKFSGDIVKALAGGAAAVMVGSLLAGTEESPGQLIIYEGRKYKNYRGMGSVEAMEDGSKDRYFQSAEDDVKKLVPEGIVGRVPFKGAVSEIIYQLAGGLRAGMGYVGAPDLPTLQAAQFVRITGAGLRESHPHDVQITREAPNYSSR